CTGAGCGATGCCACCCGTTGTCAGGTAATCGTGATGGGCAGTTGTCCGTCGATCTCGAACATCCGTATCGGCTCCTGTTTATTCCTGCGAATGATCCAATACCGGTTACACAAGACGGAGGGCTGGATTGGACAAAGGTCACTGAAATTGAAATTGTCGAAATTATCGACACACATTAAGCAGTGTCCGTCCATAGAGGATGTACACGAATAAGGAGTACACATATTATGCTAACGGCAAAAAAAATATACGGGTTTGAGCCTGATTACGCGATTCCTCCGGGAGAAACACTTAAAGAAGTTATGGAATCGCTAAATATGGCCCAAAAAGAACTGGCCATTCGCACCGGTCTGACTGTTCAGTCTCTTAACCGTATTTTCAAAGGGGATCAGCCCATTTCCTACGAAACCGCCAACAAGCTAGAATTGGCAACCGGTGTTCCGGCACGCATGTGGAACAATCTAGAGGCACAATATCGAGAGCAGTTGGCCAAAGCTAGAGAACGAAAACAGCTTGAAACCGATCTCGACTGGTTGAATACGATTCCCACCCAGGAACTTATCCAGCGTAACGCGATTGAGTTCCAAAAGGATGCAGTGCTTCTTTTAAGAGAGACACTTAAATTCTACGGGTTGAGCAGTGTGTCGGCATGGAAAGATATCTGGGCAGAACCGGCTGTAGCGGCGCGGCGCTCACAGTGCTTTGAGACCTGTCCCGGTCCGGCATCTTCCTGGATCAGATTGGGAGAAATTCAGGCCCACCGGATTGATTGTTTGCATTTTGATAAAAATATTTTCATCCGCGCCGTAAAAAAGATTCGCTTACTGACAGTCAAGGACCCCGAAGAATTTATTCCCGAAACAATTCAACTTTGCGCAGATTCCGGTGTTGCCCTGGCGCTTGTTCCGGAAATGAAAAAAGTACCCTGGCACGGGGCAACAAAATGGCTGTCAGCGTCCAAAGCAATGATTCTGCTCAATCTTCGCGGCAAGATGGAGGATCAGTTCTGGTTTTCATTTTTTCACGAAGCCGGCCACGTTCTTTACGACAGCAAGAAGGATCTTTATATCAACGACGGTAGCATCGATGATCCGCGTGAGCAAAAAGCAAATGAGTTTGCCGCAGAAATTCTAATCCCTCGTGATCGAGATCCGGAAATTGCCTCACTGCGGACAAAAGCTGATGTAATCCGCCTGGCGGATGAGCTTAAGATCTCTCCAGGAATTGTCGCAGGACGTTTCCAGCGCCTAACTAAAAAATGGAACTATTTCAACGGACTTAAACGCAAATTTCATTGGTCCGCATAAAACTTATAAAAAAAAGGAGAAGAACAGCTAAAAAGAGTCAAAAGCGGACCCTTTAATGCAAGAGGATGTAACTATGGATAAGGCGTTGGCCAAAGAAAGATTGCGGGGTCAAAAATGCCCTTATTGCGGAGCGGCTAGAAAAGATTTAGCGTATGGTGACGTTGAAAATGACGGTAAAGAGGTTTTTCAAGTCGTTGACTGTTTTGTCTGCGAAAAACACTTTACCGAGGTGTATTCCTTTTGTAGGGTGATTCTTACTGACCATCCGGGAGAAGACTTTAGGATTGATTTTAGCGACTGAGATTCAGTCGCTAAAAGGTCAACATGATCTGTAGTTGAAATCAAAAAATATTATGTGAGAAAAAATGATTTTAGACAACAAAAATACAAACCTTAAAGTTCATGAGTGGATTGCCAAATATACGAAAGAGGGAAAATTCAATTTGGTAACCGGATACTTTACAATTGGGGCGCTTGCATATCTATCCGATAAAATTAATGAAAAGATTAAAGCGTTTAATTTTGTGCTCGGTGATATCGTTCATACTGAAAATGTTAAAGTCCGGACTATCGATTTGTTAAACGATAATATAACCATTGAGGCTGCGTTAAAATTAAGCTCGCTAGCCAAAGAAGCCGTATCTTTTTTAAAGCAGGAAAAAGTCAAGATTAAAACACTTGAACCTAATTTTTGTCATGCCAAGGCCTATATTTTTGAAAGCGCATCCAAAGAGGCACCTGAGCATTATTATATCATGGGCAGCTCAAACCTGACGGAAGCAGGCATCGGATTTAAAAGCACACAAAATGTAGAATTAAACATCATCGGCCAGGGTACCCAATCCGACTATAACGAGATAAAAGAATGGTTCGAAAATTTATGGTCAAGTGAGAGGGCTCACGGCAAAAAGACCGTTGACGGGGAAAAAATAGATTTTAAAGAATACTTGATTAAAGAGATTGAAGCCATATTTGTCCAATACACACCGTGGGAATTATACTATAAAGTGTTGTTTGAGCTTTTCGGCGAACAGATCGTTACTGATAAAGAAGATCCCAATTTTAACCGCCAAATCGGCAGGCTTGAAAACACGATTATATACAATACCCTGTATGAATTTCAGCAAAAAGGTGCCTTAAGCTTAATTAAAATGCTTCAAAAATATAACGGCGCCATTATCGCCGACGCGGTCGGGCTGGGTAAAACCTGGTGCGCCTTGGCAGTTATGAAATTTTTCCAACTTGAGGGTTTTGAAATTATTCTTTTATGCCCCAAAAAACTGGAACAAAACTGGAGAAAGTTTCTTGTCAAGCAAAACTCCCTTTTCGAAGACGATCAGTTCAACTATACCATTCGTTTCCATACGGACTTGCAGGATAACCGGCTGGAGCGCCATCAGGATGCCTTGAAAATAAAAGAATATTTTCAGAGCGACCGGCCGAAATTATTGGTTATTGATGAAAGCCATAATCTTAGAAACGCCAAATCAAATCGGTATAATTATCTGGTAGACAACCTGCTGAAAAAGAATGAAAATGTTAAAGTATTAATGCTTTCCGCCACCCCGATAAACAATTCCCTGCTGGATATCAGAAACCAGTTCAAGCTTATGGTCAAAAATGATTTTAAAGGATTTTTCGGTACCTTGGGTATACGCAACATTGATTATACGTTCCGGAGTGCGACAAAAGCATTTAATGAGTGGCTGAATGAAGACAAAAGAACCATCGGCGACTTTGTTAAAAAGCTTCCCCCCAATTTTTTCAGACTGACAGACGCCCTGACCGTTGCCAGAACCAGGAAGATGATCCAGGGGCAGGCGGATTATCTGACGTTTCCCAAGCGCACCAAACCTGACAATGTTTTTGTAACGCCCAAACAGATCGGCAATTTTGATACATTCGAAGAAATGTTTGATAATTTCCCCCCCATGCTATCCGGATACCAACCGGCATTTTATATAGAGCAGGAAGAAGATGTCGATCTTTTAAGGGATGAAAAGCAAAGGGATCGCTTTCTGGTGAAGATGATGTACATTTTGATGGTTAAACGCCTTGAATCATCCTGGTTTTCATTTTTGTCAACGGTTGAAAAGATTCTGGCGCATCATGAAAACGCTTTGAGCAGAATCAAAAAATACCAGGAATTGAAGGCAGATGATACCATCGATGACAGCTCTCAAAACGAACTTTTTGAAACGGACGAGGAAACGGATTTAGATGAGTTCACATTAGGCAAAAAGCGCAAGGTCAAACTGTCCGAAATTGACCGTGCCGGCAACCTTGAAGCATACAAACAAGATCTTAAAAAAGATATTGCCAGTCTCGACAGTCTTTGTTCCAATCTTTACCGTTTTAAAGAA
The sequence above is a segment of the Candidatus Desulfatibia profunda genome. Coding sequences within it:
- a CDS encoding killer suppression protein; this encodes MVIYFRTKRLQKICNNTNEAIKKLGPKMTRKLQQRLMELKAASCLADISRVPPERCHPLSGNRDGQLSVDLEHPYRLLFIPANDPIPVTQDGGLDWTKVTEIEIVEIIDTH
- a CDS encoding ImmA/IrrE family metallo-endopeptidase — encoded protein: MLTAKKIYGFEPDYAIPPGETLKEVMESLNMAQKELAIRTGLTVQSLNRIFKGDQPISYETANKLELATGVPARMWNNLEAQYREQLAKARERKQLETDLDWLNTIPTQELIQRNAIEFQKDAVLLLRETLKFYGLSSVSAWKDIWAEPAVAARRSQCFETCPGPASSWIRLGEIQAHRIDCLHFDKNIFIRAVKKIRLLTVKDPEEFIPETIQLCADSGVALALVPEMKKVPWHGATKWLSASKAMILLNLRGKMEDQFWFSFFHEAGHVLYDSKKDLYINDGSIDDPREQKANEFAAEILIPRDRDPEIASLRTKADVIRLADELKISPGIVAGRFQRLTKKWNYFNGLKRKFHWSA
- a CDS encoding DEAD/DEAH box helicase family protein — encoded protein: MILDNKNTNLKVHEWIAKYTKEGKFNLVTGYFTIGALAYLSDKINEKIKAFNFVLGDIVHTENVKVRTIDLLNDNITIEAALKLSSLAKEAVSFLKQEKVKIKTLEPNFCHAKAYIFESASKEAPEHYYIMGSSNLTEAGIGFKSTQNVELNIIGQGTQSDYNEIKEWFENLWSSERAHGKKTVDGEKIDFKEYLIKEIEAIFVQYTPWELYYKVLFELFGEQIVTDKEDPNFNRQIGRLENTIIYNTLYEFQQKGALSLIKMLQKYNGAIIADAVGLGKTWCALAVMKFFQLEGFEIILLCPKKLEQNWRKFLVKQNSLFEDDQFNYTIRFHTDLQDNRLERHQDALKIKEYFQSDRPKLLVIDESHNLRNAKSNRYNYLVDNLLKKNENVKVLMLSATPINNSLLDIRNQFKLMVKNDFKGFFGTLGIRNIDYTFRSATKAFNEWLNEDKRTIGDFVKKLPPNFFRLTDALTVARTRKMIQGQADYLTFPKRTKPDNVFVTPKQIGNFDTFEEMFDNFPPMLSGYQPAFYIEQEEDVDLLRDEKQRDRFLVKMMYILMVKRLESSWFSFLSTVEKILAHHENALSRIKKYQELKADDTIDDSSQNELFETDEETDLDEFTLGKKRKVKLSEIDRAGNLEAYKQDLKKDIASLDSLCSNLYRFKETINNELEKKNNHKSKDDKLEVLISKINEKRKSGNNNNNQKVIIFTVFKDTAFYLFEQLKARGFKRLAVVSGDESKTDDLDSSHLKFEPILERFGPYTKLYMEKEWKAFNVQNNLSSFEKYEKWKEWVCESYPHIEKQLNNPIDILITTDCLSEGQNLQDCDYVINYDIHWNPVRVIQRMGRIDRLASINDTIYGVNFWPSDNINSYLNLQNRIENRMTVMKLAGSEIDKHFTADLKVRVEDDNLEQSQKARMLKQMQTSWDDIEISDQGLGFQDLSLESFRQDLNAEMNRAKDKYDKMPKGVYTGFKRETEICPEDGILALLGYPARPSGVTDFSYSSHDLIYIDKEGNSVLLNQKEVLDALAKHKDKSRYVPPEVDRGEEEAIKSLADSMKSWLKKRVVEEVEDEEGNTKTKMGKSAKDVLNKLKSGDISAVKRLKENITIEDKFQSDNFDLIVWFLAS